From Williamwhitmania sp., a single genomic window includes:
- a CDS encoding alpha/beta hydrolase gives MTDWSTATCEANGINIHYTRTGGNKPPLMLLHGLMTNGLCWTGLARALEKEYDVIMPDARGHGKSSVPDYGYRYEDHANDVAGLINALRLPPLVLLGHSMGGMTAAMVASRKPNLLRGLILADPTFLSPKLQREVRDSDVADQHRKVLKMPLDEVVAEARARHPNRSSETLELFARARLQTSMAAFDVLTPPNPDYKQLVSKIDVPSLLLFGDNGVVSSAVAEELQRLNPLFQVEQIQEAGHALHLDQPEHFAAIVKTFLRSIRTVVE, from the coding sequence ATGACCGACTGGAGCACAGCAACCTGCGAAGCAAACGGTATTAACATACACTACACAAGAACTGGAGGAAACAAACCGCCTTTAATGTTGCTTCATGGATTAATGACCAATGGCTTGTGTTGGACAGGTTTGGCACGTGCGCTGGAGAAAGAGTATGATGTAATTATGCCGGATGCCAGGGGACATGGCAAGTCGAGTGTGCCCGACTATGGATACCGGTACGAAGACCATGCAAACGATGTGGCCGGTTTGATAAATGCCCTGAGACTTCCTCCGTTAGTCCTGCTTGGACATTCCATGGGCGGAATGACTGCAGCCATGGTGGCAAGCCGTAAACCAAATCTACTCCGTGGACTAATCTTAGCCGATCCAACCTTCCTGAGCCCAAAACTTCAGCGCGAAGTTCGCGATAGTGATGTGGCCGATCAGCATAGGAAGGTTCTTAAAATGCCGTTGGATGAGGTGGTGGCAGAAGCGCGGGCCAGGCATCCTAACCGGTCATCGGAAACCCTAGAGCTATTTGCTCGGGCACGACTTCAAACCAGCATGGCCGCTTTCGACGTTCTCACGCCACCGAACCCCGATTATAAGCAGCTGGTGAGTAAAATTGACGTTCCAAGTCTCCTCCTGTTTGGTGATAACGGGGTGGTTTCGTCTGCTGTTGCCGAAGAGTTGCAACGCCTTAATCCTCTATTTCAGGTTGAACAAATTCAGGAAGCGGGGCATGCGCTCCACTTGGACCAGCCAGAACACTTTGCGGCAATCGTCAAAACATTCCTGCGTTCCATTAGAACAGTTGTTGAGTAA
- a CDS encoding biotin carboxylase N-terminal domain-containing protein — translation MISKLLVANRGEIALRIIRTAKNMGVSTVAVYSDEEGFPMHAAQADDSFSLGSGSLRETYLNIEKIISVATRSGVDAIHPGYGFLSENTHFAEAVELAGFSFVGPTPASILTLGNKLEAKSMAQKVGIPTLPPATGTLEEIILLADKIGYPVLVKPAGGGGGKGMHIAHGANDIRTLLERAMREASSSFGNAEIYLEKFVPGARHVEVQIVGDGSGNIIHLFDRECSIQRRYQKIVEEAPSPTLNEQQRTNITGYAMALASAVKYRSAGTVEFILDEQGDLFFLEMNTRIQVEHPVTEMITGVDIVKLQLEVAMGQGLSVAQKDIKIRGHAIELRLYAEDPENDFSPSTGTISDFNFPVAPWFRVEHALRVNEKVTGLFDPMLCKMIIHGENRAEAIARMRSVLRRSFLHGITTNLGFLSYIVHSPLFASNNLSVDTASALAKAYAEQRSLPIEVVAGYALIRLYGSMKAKANGARRSVWSSFGAWEAIKRMGFYHDDHFLEVTPNYSGSKVSNIQYNGLVLSVGKYLFVDNSMLEMTIDGVAAEMHFTLHSWGISITHHDRLYRIKHANHLSDGKRKPKATRPETGERMVTSPLHGRIISLPVKEGEIVELGTTLMIIEAMKMENLIASPQRAKIGKVLVREMEQVSDGSELIVLEKL, via the coding sequence ATGATTTCAAAATTGCTTGTTGCAAACCGGGGAGAGATTGCCCTTCGCATAATTAGAACTGCGAAAAATATGGGTGTTTCAACGGTTGCTGTATATTCCGATGAAGAAGGTTTTCCAATGCATGCGGCGCAGGCCGATGACTCTTTTTCGCTTGGTTCTGGTTCGTTGAGGGAGACCTACCTTAATATCGAGAAAATTATTTCGGTGGCCACTCGCTCTGGTGTAGATGCCATACATCCCGGCTACGGTTTCTTATCGGAGAACACCCACTTTGCGGAAGCCGTTGAGCTGGCAGGGTTCTCCTTTGTTGGTCCAACTCCTGCATCCATACTCACCTTGGGGAATAAGCTCGAGGCGAAGAGCATGGCTCAGAAAGTTGGTATTCCAACCCTCCCGCCAGCTACTGGAACGCTCGAAGAGATTATCCTCCTTGCCGATAAAATCGGCTATCCCGTGCTGGTTAAGCCTGCCGGAGGAGGAGGTGGAAAAGGTATGCACATTGCACATGGTGCAAACGATATTAGGACATTGCTCGAAAGGGCCATGCGTGAGGCCAGCTCTTCCTTTGGAAACGCGGAGATTTACCTTGAGAAGTTTGTTCCTGGAGCACGCCATGTGGAGGTTCAAATTGTGGGTGACGGCAGCGGAAACATCATTCACCTCTTCGATAGGGAGTGTAGCATACAGCGTCGCTACCAGAAGATTGTGGAGGAGGCTCCATCGCCCACGTTGAACGAGCAGCAGCGCACGAACATTACCGGTTATGCCATGGCTCTTGCTTCAGCTGTGAAATACAGAAGTGCCGGAACGGTGGAGTTTATTCTTGATGAACAGGGGGATCTCTTCTTTCTAGAGATGAACACGCGCATTCAGGTGGAACACCCGGTAACCGAAATGATCACCGGTGTAGATATTGTAAAGTTGCAGCTTGAGGTGGCCATGGGACAGGGTCTTTCGGTGGCTCAGAAGGACATTAAAATTAGGGGACATGCCATTGAGCTTCGGTTGTATGCAGAGGACCCAGAAAACGATTTTTCGCCATCCACTGGTACTATCTCTGACTTTAATTTCCCTGTGGCTCCATGGTTTAGGGTGGAGCATGCCCTGCGGGTGAACGAGAAGGTTACGGGTCTTTTCGACCCCATGCTCTGCAAAATGATTATCCATGGTGAGAATAGGGCAGAGGCTATTGCCCGAATGCGTTCTGTGCTGCGGCGAAGTTTTTTGCACGGCATTACCACTAACCTTGGCTTTTTAAGCTACATCGTACATTCTCCATTGTTTGCTTCAAACAACCTCTCTGTGGACACTGCAAGCGCCTTGGCTAAGGCGTATGCCGAGCAGCGGTCGCTCCCCATTGAGGTGGTGGCGGGCTATGCGCTCATCCGTTTGTATGGAAGCATGAAAGCCAAGGCAAACGGTGCTAGACGCTCAGTTTGGAGCAGCTTTGGAGCTTGGGAGGCCATAAAACGTATGGGGTTTTATCACGACGACCATTTTTTGGAGGTAACACCTAATTATAGTGGTTCGAAAGTATCAAACATACAGTATAACGGGTTGGTGCTATCGGTTGGAAAATACCTATTTGTCGACAATTCAATGTTGGAGATGACAATTGATGGTGTTGCTGCCGAGATGCATTTTACCCTGCACTCATGGGGCATCTCAATCACTCACCATGACAGGCTCTACAGAATTAAACACGCCAATCACCTGTCGGATGGTAAACGAAAGCCCAAGGCTACGCGACCGGAAACGGGAGAACGTATGGTTACTTCACCTTTACATGGCCGAATTATTAGCCTACCGGTGAAGGAGGGTGAGATTGTTGAGCTGGGCACAACCCTCATGATTATTGAGGCAATGAAGATGGAAAACCTGATTGCCTCGCCACAGCGTGCCAAAATTGGCAAGGTGCTGGTTCGCGAAATGGAGCAGGTTTCCGATGGTTCAGAACTTATTGTTTTAGAAAAACTTTAG
- a CDS encoding GYDIA family GHMP kinase, protein MTKLRANAKLLLTGEYLVLLGAKAIALPLRFGQELTTRKGDNQYISWDSEDINGCWFSATFNGQGEAIEGSSREASRFVSTILRETELLSPGFLARLTGQKVIVTADFDLSWGLGSSSSLISLVAQLADVDPFMLHRRVSAGSGYDVIAAQQSCPFMFHLADGSSEHSPVALPSFFNKHLFFAYLGKKQETATNVSQFLSTSTTVEPILVNTISDISLRIPHVASVGELCQLVEQHEKVISKILGTDSIKKASFPDFNGCTKSLGTWGGDFALFCSEEPESYVRAYIEGKGLSPLFRFDEIVLKYD, encoded by the coding sequence ATGACAAAACTCAGAGCCAATGCTAAGCTGCTGCTGACAGGCGAATACCTCGTGCTTCTTGGTGCAAAGGCCATTGCCCTACCGCTACGATTTGGACAGGAACTTACTACCAGGAAGGGAGATAATCAATACATTTCGTGGGATAGCGAAGATATTAACGGCTGCTGGTTCTCGGCCACCTTTAATGGGCAAGGAGAGGCAATAGAAGGGAGTAGTAGGGAGGCTTCTCGTTTTGTTTCCACTATCTTAAGGGAGACGGAATTGCTGAGTCCGGGTTTTCTTGCTAGGCTAACAGGGCAGAAGGTGATTGTTACGGCCGACTTCGACCTGAGTTGGGGGTTGGGCAGCAGCTCCAGCCTCATCTCGCTGGTGGCTCAGTTGGCCGATGTTGACCCATTTATGCTGCACCGAAGGGTGAGCGCTGGCTCGGGCTACGACGTTATTGCGGCGCAGCAATCTTGCCCATTCATGTTTCATCTGGCGGATGGTAGTTCAGAACATTCGCCGGTAGCCCTACCATCGTTTTTCAACAAGCACCTTTTCTTTGCTTACCTCGGAAAAAAGCAGGAAACGGCCACCAATGTAAGTCAGTTTTTAAGCACTTCGACGACGGTAGAGCCGATTTTGGTCAACACCATTTCTGATATCTCGTTGCGAATTCCCCACGTGGCAAGCGTTGGAGAGCTCTGCCAGCTTGTGGAGCAGCACGAGAAGGTTATTTCCAAAATTCTGGGCACTGATTCAATAAAAAAAGCTAGCTTTCCCGACTTTAATGGGTGCACTAAGTCCTTGGGTACATGGGGTGGCGATTTTGCCCTCTTCTGCAGTGAAGAGCCGGAATCTTACGTTCGCGCCTACATCGAGGGCAAGGGCTTATCACCGCTGTTTAGGTTCGACGAAATAGTGTTGAAATATGATTAG
- a CDS encoding carboxyl transferase domain-containing protein produces the protein MYRLNSSISSHSEEFQKNFSENIAAVELFRNRLREVVFRDSDKAVVRHKERGKLLARDRVQLLIDEGTAFLELSALAANGQYDNNFPSAGIITGIGVIHGRETVVVANDATVKGGTYIRETIKKHLRAQEIALENNLPCVYLVDSGGVFLPEQDRVFPDRDDFGRIFYNQARLSAQGIPQISVVMGSCTAGGAYIPAMSDETIIVRNQGTIFIGGPPLVKAATGEVVTAEELGGGVVHTSISGVADHLAENDAHAIEICRNIFESLPSPQRQEMDWQEPEPPRFSEEQLYGAIPFDLKRGFDVREVIARIVDGSRFHEFKESYGTTLVTGFARIMGFQVGIIANNGFLNSESALKGAHFVELCTWRKTPIVFLQNITGFIVGKKHEHGGIARDGAKMIHAVANASVPVFTVMIGASYGAGNYAMAGRAFNPRLLFMWPNAKIAVMGGEQAANVMVSVKEEQLKSRGLELPVEDATAIRNEILHKYEVESSAYYSTSRLWDDGVIDPADTRKVLALGIAASLNKPFGEPQFGIFRM, from the coding sequence GTGTATCGACTAAACTCTTCAATATCGTCACATTCTGAAGAATTTCAGAAAAACTTTTCCGAGAATATTGCGGCAGTTGAGTTGTTCAGGAACCGGTTACGAGAGGTGGTGTTTCGCGATTCAGATAAGGCGGTAGTGAGGCATAAGGAGCGAGGAAAACTGCTGGCTCGTGACAGAGTTCAGCTGCTTATTGATGAGGGAACAGCATTTCTCGAACTTTCAGCTCTGGCCGCCAATGGTCAGTATGATAATAACTTCCCTTCGGCAGGAATCATCACCGGTATTGGTGTGATTCATGGCCGTGAAACAGTAGTGGTGGCCAACGATGCCACTGTTAAGGGTGGCACCTACATTCGGGAAACCATAAAGAAGCATCTGCGTGCTCAGGAAATTGCCTTGGAGAATAATCTTCCCTGCGTTTACCTGGTAGATTCGGGCGGAGTCTTTCTTCCTGAACAGGATCGTGTGTTTCCCGACCGCGACGACTTTGGACGGATATTCTATAATCAGGCTCGGCTTTCGGCTCAGGGAATACCGCAAATTTCGGTGGTTATGGGCTCCTGCACTGCGGGTGGTGCATACATTCCGGCCATGAGCGACGAAACCATCATTGTAAGAAATCAGGGAACCATCTTTATTGGCGGTCCACCGCTGGTGAAGGCCGCCACTGGTGAGGTTGTAACTGCAGAGGAACTTGGAGGAGGTGTGGTTCATACCTCTATTTCTGGCGTTGCCGACCATTTGGCTGAGAACGATGCCCACGCCATAGAGATATGCCGAAATATTTTTGAAAGTTTGCCATCACCACAGCGGCAGGAGATGGACTGGCAGGAACCGGAGCCACCCCGCTTTTCGGAGGAGCAACTTTATGGCGCTATCCCATTTGACCTCAAACGTGGATTTGATGTTCGGGAGGTCATTGCTCGCATTGTGGATGGTAGCCGATTCCATGAATTCAAGGAGAGCTACGGGACAACCTTGGTTACCGGTTTTGCCCGCATCATGGGTTTTCAAGTTGGGATTATTGCCAACAATGGTTTTTTGAATTCGGAAAGTGCTCTAAAGGGGGCTCATTTTGTTGAACTCTGCACTTGGCGCAAAACGCCCATCGTTTTTCTACAAAATATTACCGGCTTTATTGTGGGTAAGAAGCACGAGCATGGAGGCATTGCCCGCGATGGAGCTAAGATGATACACGCCGTGGCCAACGCATCAGTTCCGGTATTTACAGTGATGATTGGTGCCTCCTATGGTGCCGGTAACTACGCTATGGCAGGGAGGGCGTTTAATCCGCGGCTCCTGTTTATGTGGCCAAATGCTAAAATTGCCGTGATGGGTGGTGAACAGGCCGCCAACGTTATGGTTTCGGTGAAGGAGGAGCAGCTAAAGTCGCGCGGATTAGAGCTGCCCGTGGAGGATGCAACGGCCATACGCAACGAAATTCTGCATAAATACGAGGTGGAGAGTTCTGCCTACTACAGCACGTCGAGGCTTTGGGACGATGGGGTGATTGACCCCGCCGATACCCGAAAAGTGCTGGCATTGGGCATTGCTGCCTCGCTAAACAAACCTTTTGGAGAACCTCAATTTGGAATCTTTAGGATGTAA
- a CDS encoding enoyl-CoA hydratase-related protein: MEANLELQHNGAICTLWLNDPDSKNALSPALVHEFTQALETVLNDHSVRVLVVRGRGDGFCSGANLSSFAKTGKPEMELEVLKESRALANLFYQLNHLSKPVVTVVHGYAFGGALGLIAASDYTLVEEKIVMSFSEVRLGLVPATIMPYVAQRLSAGKMRELMLTGRRFSSEEAFTLGLVSEVAANEKVEERLNKVLKDLLSGAPNAQTTCKTLIAETRCNHSFVQMADATSRILAEMRLGEEAKEGINAFLEKRKAAFNRSDEL, encoded by the coding sequence ATGGAAGCAAATCTTGAACTGCAGCACAACGGTGCTATATGCACGTTGTGGCTAAACGACCCTGATTCGAAAAATGCCTTAAGTCCGGCATTGGTTCATGAGTTTACTCAGGCGTTGGAGACAGTGCTAAACGACCATTCCGTAAGGGTATTGGTTGTTAGAGGTAGGGGCGACGGCTTCTGTTCGGGGGCCAACCTATCGTCGTTTGCTAAGACGGGGAAGCCTGAAATGGAGCTGGAGGTGCTGAAGGAGAGCCGAGCGCTTGCCAACCTTTTCTACCAGCTAAATCACCTATCTAAACCCGTTGTTACGGTAGTTCATGGCTATGCCTTTGGTGGGGCACTTGGACTTATTGCCGCTTCTGATTACACTCTTGTTGAGGAGAAGATTGTGATGTCGTTCAGCGAGGTTAGGCTGGGGTTGGTTCCGGCGACTATTATGCCTTACGTAGCTCAACGACTTTCGGCCGGGAAGATGCGCGAGTTGATGCTTACAGGACGAAGATTTTCCAGCGAGGAGGCGTTCACCCTAGGCCTTGTTTCGGAGGTTGCCGCCAACGAAAAAGTGGAGGAACGGTTAAATAAAGTGCTAAAGGACCTACTGTCCGGAGCCCCCAATGCTCAAACTACCTGCAAAACCCTTATCGCTGAAACGCGCTGCAACCATTCGTTTGTTCAAATGGCCGATGCCACTTCGCGAATTCTTGCCGAGATGCGGCTTGGGGAGGAGGCAAAAGAGGGCATCAACGCATTTCTGGAAAAGAGAAAAGCTGCTTTTAACCGCAGCGATGAACTTTAA
- a CDS encoding SRPBCC domain-containing protein — protein sequence MKLLINIEISLNAPAIKVWEALTNSRWTKQYMYGYEVSSGWKTGDSILWRTTINGKQHIRKGKVLLAQPYEVLEISDFNPNSGLEDIDTNYQKVTYHLLSQDDKTTLLRVTDDYAGDEKRHTESNQFWNAVLPKLKEVIERK from the coding sequence ATGAAACTGCTAATAAATATAGAAATTTCATTGAATGCTCCTGCTATAAAAGTATGGGAAGCCCTGACCAACTCTAGATGGACTAAGCAGTATATGTATGGCTACGAAGTTTCTTCTGGCTGGAAAACCGGCGATTCCATACTTTGGAGAACTACTATAAATGGAAAACAACATATCAGAAAAGGAAAGGTATTACTGGCTCAACCATATGAGGTTCTGGAAATATCAGATTTTAATCCTAACTCTGGGCTTGAGGATATTGATACAAACTATCAAAAAGTAACATATCATTTGCTTTCCCAAGATGACAAAACGACACTATTACGGGTAACGGATGATTATGCAGGAGACGAAAAAAGACATACCGAGTCCAATCAATTTTGGAATGCTGTATTACCGAAGTTGAAAGAAGTGATAGAAAGAAAATAA
- a CDS encoding acyl-CoA dehydrogenase family protein, whose protein sequence is MEYQLTSKHEEIREKVRKFAEERVKPMAVQLDEDEQFSEELTKEMGRLGLYGIVIPKEYGGQGLDYMALVLAVEELSKIDGSQAGTLAAHNCLGINPIYYYGTEEQRRKFLPLLCSGEKLWAFGLTEPNAGSDALGVETTAVLENGVWTINGHKIFISNATNPMSAGITLLARTGETNGRRELSAIMIPRETGYATERITKKLMWRASDTGKLTFNGVKVPESNLLGVRGKGGRLMLETLDAGRLSIAAMGLGLAEGAYEEALAYANTRHQFGKPISSFQAVSFKLAQMATRIEAARYLLYHAVWLKDNGKPYAKEAAMAKLFCSEVATEAATEGSQIHGAYGLVKGSLVERHFRDQRILHVGEGTTEILKMVIARQIGCKL, encoded by the coding sequence ATGGAATATCAACTTACAAGCAAGCACGAGGAGATTCGTGAGAAGGTTAGGAAATTTGCTGAGGAGCGGGTTAAACCCATGGCAGTGCAACTCGATGAGGATGAACAATTCTCGGAGGAGTTAACTAAGGAGATGGGCCGTTTAGGCCTCTATGGCATTGTGATTCCTAAGGAGTATGGTGGTCAGGGACTGGACTATATGGCCCTTGTTCTTGCCGTTGAGGAGCTCTCAAAAATTGATGGTTCTCAGGCTGGAACGTTGGCCGCCCACAACTGCCTTGGCATAAATCCTATATACTACTACGGCACCGAAGAGCAGCGCCGAAAATTTCTCCCTTTACTCTGCAGCGGTGAGAAGCTCTGGGCCTTTGGTCTCACCGAGCCAAACGCCGGTAGCGATGCCCTAGGAGTAGAAACAACAGCCGTTCTTGAGAATGGAGTGTGGACAATTAACGGACATAAGATATTTATTTCGAACGCCACCAACCCCATGTCGGCAGGCATTACACTGTTGGCTCGTACTGGTGAAACGAATGGACGGCGCGAACTCTCTGCCATTATGATACCTCGCGAAACTGGCTATGCCACCGAGCGCATCACCAAAAAGCTGATGTGGCGTGCAAGCGATACTGGCAAGCTCACATTTAATGGTGTTAAGGTTCCAGAGTCGAACCTGCTAGGCGTAAGAGGGAAAGGGGGCCGATTGATGCTGGAAACCCTCGATGCCGGGAGGTTGAGCATTGCAGCCATGGGACTTGGTTTAGCCGAAGGCGCTTACGAGGAGGCGCTAGCCTATGCCAACACTCGCCATCAGTTTGGAAAGCCCATTTCGAGCTTTCAGGCTGTTTCGTTTAAGCTTGCTCAAATGGCCACAAGGATTGAAGCTGCTCGCTATTTGCTATACCACGCTGTGTGGCTCAAGGACAATGGTAAGCCATACGCCAAGGAGGCCGCTATGGCCAAGTTATTCTGCTCGGAGGTAGCTACCGAAGCCGCTACCGAGGGAAGCCAGATTCATGGAGCCTACGGTTTGGTAAAGGGTTCGTTGGTGGAGCGCCACTTCCGCGACCAGCGTATTCTGCATGTAGGAGAGGGAACCACGGAAATTCTAAAAATGGTGATTGCACGACAGATTGGATGTAAACTCTAG